AGGATGGGCGTGCGGTGCCGCCGCCGCGGGGCCGCGTAGCGCAAGAGCCGCATGCTGCCGCGCGTGTACACGACGGTGTGCGGGGTGGCGCTGACGGGGGGCTCGCGGACGCCGGAGGCCCGTTCGATGAAGGGCTTGAGGTACGGGTACGGATTGAAGGGCCGCGACTTGAGCGCGTGCGCGACGGCGCGGGTCAGCTCGACCTGGCCGGTGACGAATGAGCGAAGACGCTGGGGCGTGGACGCGGGCATGTCAGCGGCGGCGCTTGGAGGGCGCGCGCTCCTTGGGGGTGGGCTCGGGGGACTCGGGCTTGGCTTCGGGCTCCGCGACTTCCTGGCGGTGGAGCAGGTCCACCACCAGCTCCAACTGGGTGCCGAGCGCCTCGACCTGGTCGTTCATCCGGCGGAGCTGATCGCGCAGGTTCTCCACCTCGGACGTGGTGGGCAGGCGCAGCGTGCGCAGGGCGCCCTCCACCAGGCCGTTGCGGCGGATGCGCGCGTTGAAGCCCTGGCGCATGAGGGAGCCGCTGACGCGCAGGTAGGCGGGGCTCTCGGTGACTTTCGCGGCGGCGCGGGTGAGTCCCTGCTCGGCGCGGGTGAACACCTTGCCGGTGCGCGTGTCCGGGTGGGTGAGGTGGCCCAACAGCTTCAGGCCGCGGGCGAGGAGCCCCTGGGACGGCGGCGGTCGTTCCGGCTGACTCATGGGCGGCAGGTTATCCCAACGCGCGCCGCCACCAGGGCCTCATCGCTCCCAAAGTGAACCAAGCTTCAACTTGCCTGCTTCAAAAGGTTCGGCATGAACGGTGGCGCTGCCCGTATGTGCACCCAGCCGGTGCCAGCGCTCTCGTTCCCGCCGGTAGATTTCGAGGAGCTGGATGCGCGGGTCCACGAGCCACAGATGGTTCACGCCCTCGCGGGCGTAGAGCGTCATCTTCCGAGACCGGTCCACGGCTTCGGTCGACGGAGACAGGACCTCGCAGAGCCAGTCGGGGGCAAGCTCCACGCCCACCACGTCTGGAATCTCCGGCATGCGCTCGCGTCTCCACCCGGCAAGGTCGGGCACGAGCACGTTGCCACCGAGGTGCAGTTCTGGCTCAGGGAGGATGACCCATCCGCCCGGGCCTTCCCCTCCGAGCTCCAGGTCGAACGGCGCCAGTTGTTGGCCGAGCCGGATGGCCGCCCTACCGTGCATCATCCTCGGACGGGGGCTGACATGCAGCTCACCCTCGATGATTTCTCCGACGACATGCGGGGGGAGGCGCTCCAACGCCTCGTACACCTGCTCTGGCGGTGGCTTGTCACCCATGCCCCCAGGATGCGGCCATGCCTGGGGCCTCGCAAGTCGCACCGCTTCTTGTCCGTGGATGGCTTCGCTCATGTGTCGAGCATGCGCCATACCTCTGACATCCTTCGGGGAGTAGAAAACCCCAGAGGTCCTCTCGGCTCAGCCCTGCCGCTTCACCGGCAGCGGTCCGAAGGACTGTGACACCGGCATCAACGACATGACGTTGATGTTCACGTGCGCGGGCCGGGTGGCCACCCAGTGCACCGCGTCCGCGATGTCCTCGGGCGTCAGCGCCTGGGTGTTGGCGTAGACGGAGGCGGCGCGCGTGTCGTCGCCCTTGAAGCGGACGCTGGAGAACTCCGTGCCGCCCACGAGCCCCGGCTCGATGTCCGTTACCCGCACCGCGGTGC
This genomic window from Myxococcus hansupus contains:
- a CDS encoding Uma2 family endonuclease; this translates as MGDKPPPEQVYEALERLPPHVVGEIIEGELHVSPRPRMMHGRAAIRLGQQLAPFDLELGGEGPGGWVILPEPELHLGGNVLVPDLAGWRRERMPEIPDVVGVELAPDWLCEVLSPSTEAVDRSRKMTLYAREGVNHLWLVDPRIQLLEIYRRERERWHRLGAHTGSATVHAEPFEAGKLKLGSLWER